A genome region from Sphingobacteriaceae bacterium GW460-11-11-14-LB5 includes the following:
- a CDS encoding alpha-L-fucosidase, with protein sequence MKKLSCLLLIFTFSVAIVKSQQQVSQNDKMEWWREARFGMFIHFGVYAQLAGEYNGHQQARGGAEWIMNRMKVPVAEYKAIAEKFNPVKFDADLWVKMAKDAGMKYLIITAKHHDGFALFDSKASDWDIVDATPYKKDLLKPLAAACKKYGIRLGFYYSQAQDWGNAGGSVARKLMAEGWPNPDSTKINRYTQEHKGHWDPAQETSSFAQYIDRVAVPQVKELMTNYGDIAVLWWDTPTNMTDEAALKLQEQLKLQPNIITNDRLKRPNFPGDTKTPEQKIPNLSELDGKDWETCMTMNGTWGFRNSDTNWKSSATLIRNLVDIASKGGNYLLNVGPKPDGSFPEASVERLKDLGAWMKIYSEAIYATQASPIQSQTWGRVTRKDLANGNTTLYFSVFEWPANGELMVKGISRELISARLLNNGGKVTWKKEADQVTLKLPPGAPNQVASVIKVEVKGKMQTWLEGSGKEKMKTGAID encoded by the coding sequence ATGAAGAAACTTAGTTGTCTGCTTTTGATATTTACTTTTTCAGTTGCTATTGTAAAATCTCAACAGCAGGTATCGCAAAACGACAAAATGGAATGGTGGCGGGAAGCCCGTTTTGGTATGTTCATCCATTTTGGGGTATATGCCCAGCTGGCAGGCGAATATAACGGACACCAACAGGCCAGAGGTGGTGCAGAATGGATTATGAACAGGATGAAAGTACCGGTAGCAGAATATAAAGCAATAGCAGAAAAATTTAATCCTGTAAAATTCGATGCCGATTTATGGGTTAAAATGGCCAAAGATGCTGGAATGAAGTATCTGATCATTACGGCCAAACACCACGATGGCTTTGCGCTGTTTGATTCGAAAGCAAGCGATTGGGACATTGTTGATGCCACACCCTACAAAAAGGATTTGTTAAAACCTCTTGCCGCTGCCTGTAAAAAATATGGCATCAGATTAGGTTTTTATTACTCTCAGGCACAAGACTGGGGTAATGCTGGCGGTTCGGTAGCCAGAAAGTTAATGGCCGAAGGCTGGCCGAATCCCGATAGCACTAAAATTAACCGTTATACCCAGGAACATAAAGGACACTGGGATCCGGCGCAGGAAACATCGTCTTTTGCGCAATATATCGATCGGGTTGCTGTGCCTCAGGTAAAAGAGCTGATGACCAATTATGGTGATATTGCGGTATTGTGGTGGGATACCCCAACCAACATGACAGATGAGGCTGCCTTAAAGTTACAGGAGCAGTTAAAATTACAGCCCAACATCATTACAAACGATAGGTTAAAACGACCAAACTTCCCGGGAGATACCAAAACACCTGAACAGAAAATCCCAAATTTAAGCGAGCTGGACGGTAAAGACTGGGAAACCTGTATGACCATGAACGGTACATGGGGATTCAGGAATTCGGATACCAACTGGAAATCATCGGCTACTTTGATTCGTAATTTGGTAGATATTGCTTCAAAAGGCGGGAACTATCTATTAAATGTCGGGCCAAAACCAGATGGGTCTTTCCCAGAGGCAAGTGTAGAACGGTTAAAAGACCTGGGCGCCTGGATGAAGATATACAGTGAGGCAATATATGCTACACAAGCCAGTCCTATCCAGTCGCAAACCTGGGGTAGGGTAACCAGAAAGGATCTGGCTAACGGAAATACCACCTTGTATTTTTCTGTTTTCGAGTGGCCGGCAAACGGAGAACTGATGGTGAAAGGTATATCACGCGAGTTGATATCAGCCCGGTTACTGAACAATGGAGGTAAAGTAACCTGGAAAAAAGAAGCAGATCAGGTAACGCTAAAATTACCACCCGGTGCACCCAATCAGGTAGCCAGTGTGATCAAAGTAGAAGTAAAAGGCAAAATGCAGACCTGGCTTGAAGGATCTGGCAAGGAGAAAATGAAAACAGGAGCCATAGATTAG